The sequence ACGACGCCCTCGTACACCAGCGCGGACACGAGCGGCGTGCCGTCGGGCAGCCCGGTCACCCGGACGTCTCCTCGCAGCTTCGACCGGCAGCGCGGGCAGAGCTCGATGTCGGGCGCGCCACAGCCCGCGCAGTCGCAAGGCGCGACCAGCGCCAGGGCGCCGCGGAGGGCCGGCAGCACGGCGCCCCACGCGCCACGGAGGGCGGGCAGCACGCCGCGCCGGAGGAGGGGCGCGAGGGGTCGGGCGGGGGCGGGGAGAGACGAGGCGGGAAGGGGCACGGGGACAGCGTGCCCGGCCGGGATCCTGCGCGGGCTCGGCCCTGCGAATCTGGGGAGAGCCCGGCGCTCTCCCCAGGCCGCTAGCGCTGGGTCGCGAGGAGGTCGGCTGAGATGCCCGTGTCTTCCCAGCCGTTGCCGCGGGGCTCCAGGAGGTCTCCCGCGGCGGTCAGCACGCGGACGCGGTCGGCGCCGTTCCCGCCGACGATCTCGACGCCCGTGCCCGAGGGGCGGCCGAGGTCGGTCGTCTCGCCGCCGACGTCGTCCTCGGAGACGAGCGAGTCGCCGGCGTCGTTGGTCGAGAGGGTCGCGACGGTCAGCTCGTCTACCCAGGTGACCGAGACCGGGTTCCCCGCCGGGGGCGTGAGCTCGAGCGGGTCGCCGAGCTTCGTGGGCACGTGGTCGCCGTCGCGGATGATCGCCGCCACGAGGAGCCGGGTGACGCCGTCGGCGTTCAGGAGGAGCACGATCCTGGTTCCGTCTCTCGACACCTTGAACGAGATGAGCCGCTGGTCGGTCGGCAGAGACGACGTGACGGGGTGGGCGACGCCCTCGAGCGAGTACGCGGTGAGCGACCGGGGTGCGTCGGACTTCGCGCTCCAGACGTAGCCGAGGTCGTCGAGCGACGGGTCGACGAGCCCCGAGCGGGAGTCGACCTTGCGGGCGACGCCGTCCTCCTTGACCGCGAACACCCCGGAGGGCGAGCCGACCGCGGCGACGTTCTGCTTCGTCGCGAGCTCGACCGACGTCGGGTCGAGCGCGGTCACCGCCTTGGTGAGTCCGTCGATCGGCGAGATCGACGTCGGGCTCGCCCAGCCGAACTGGCCCTTCGCGATCACGAGCGGCCGCGCGTCGACCGTCGGGTTCGTCTGCGGCAGGGCGCTGGAGTCGGGGATCGACAGCGCGTTGCCCTCGACGCTCACGTCGACCGCGCTCACCGTCGCCACCGTCGCGAGGCTCGCGAGGAGCTGAGCGTGCATCCTGGAGCGCGCGGTCGAGTCGGCCGAGATGGCGTCGCGGGTGAGGTCGACCTTCGCCGTCCCCGACGAGACGGTGACCGACCCGAGCGAGAGCTGCGTGCCCTCGGGGAACGCCGACACCACGGCGCCGCGCAGCCAGGTCGACGGCCCGGCGAGGAGCGCCGTGACGATCCGGGTCGTCGTCGAGGTGCGGGCGAGGAACCACCGCTGGTCGGGCACGAGGTACGTGTAGGTCGGGTCGAAGAAGTAGACGGCGTGCGGCCGGAAGACGAGGTCGAAGTTGGCCGTCGAGAGCTGGATGCCGTCGGGCGCGTAGCTCAGCCGCCACTCCTTGTCGACCTTCACGAACTTGAAGCTGAGGTCGGTGGAAGTCGACGGCGGCGACTCCGTGTAGTGCCCCTCGGCGTCGACCGTGGCTGCGCTCTGCACGGTGAAGGTCGCCTGCGAGTCCGAGGTCGACGAGAAGGCACCCGAGCCCTGGCGCACGATGACGCCGGCGCGCGGATTCCACTTCTTGGCGAACGAGTCGGTGAGGTACTCGCGCGCGACCGCGTAGTCGCCCTGCGAACCGGTGCCGGCGGCGACGAAACCGCGCAGGATCCGCTCCTGGTCGCTCCCGGGCACCGGGCCGGAGGGGAGGTACTCGATGTCGCTCTGCACGTTGCTCGTGATCGGGTCGCCGGTCTGCACTCCCCCGGTCGACGGGATGCTCGCGCACCCGGCGAGCGCGAGCGCTGCGACGATGCCCACGGCCACGAGCCGGACGCGGCGGGAGAGGCTCCGGATCATCGGCCGCCTCCCTCGGGCTCGCTCCGCCGGCGCTCGTCGAGCGCGATCGGAGACGTCGTGATGGTAGCTCCTCGACGTCGGGGAAGCGTGACGACGAAGCGGGTGCCGATCCCGGGCTCCGACCAGACCTCGAGGCTGCCGCCGTGGAGCACGGCGTCCTCCCGGCTGATCGAGAGGCCGAGACCGGTGCCGCCGATGGTGCGCTTCCTCGACGGATCGGCCCGCCAGAAGCGGTCGAAGACGCGCTCCGTGAAGGCCGGGATCATGCCGGCGCCGTGGTCGTCGACGGCGATCGCGACGGCCGAGGCGTCGCTGTCGACGACGACCTCGATCGGACGGCCCTCCCCGTGCTCGATGGCGTTGCCGACGAGGTTCCGCAGGATCCTGCGCACCCGTCTCGGGTCGATCTCCGCATCGAAGTAGCCGCCGCGCGCGGTCACCGTGAGCGTCGACCCGGTACCCTCGGCGAGCGGGTAGAACTCGTCGACGCTCTGCTCGACGAGACGGACGATCGCCACCGGCTCCGTCTCGAGCTCCACGGCTCCGGCATCGAAGCGGGAGATCTCGAGGAGGTCGGCGAGGAGGGTCTCGAAGCGGTCGACCTGCGTGTGGAGGAGCTCGGCCGTGCGCGCGGCGGCGGGATCGAACGTGTCGCGGTTGTCGTACAGCATGTCGCCGGCCAGCCGGATCGTGGTCAGCGGCGTCCGCAGCTCGTGCGAGACGTCGGAGACGAAGCGCTGCTGCATGCGCGACAGGTCGGCGAGCTGCTCGATCTGGCGCTGCATCGCGTCGGCCATGCCGTTGAAGGAGCGGCCGAGGGTCGCGATGACGTCCTGGCCGGCCTCCGGGATCCGCTCCTCGAGGTGGCCCGCGGCGATCTTCTGACTGGTGGCGGCGGCGATCCTGATCGGTCCGACCACGAGCCGGACGACCACGTACGTGATCACCGCGATGAGGAGCACCAGGGCGATCGAGCCGATGGCGAGGGTCTGCTGCATGAAGTCGAGCGTCTTCTGCGCGTCGGCGAGGTCGTAGACGAGGTACAGCTCGTACTGCCCCGCCGTCGGGACCTGGAGCGTCGAGCCCACCGCGATGCCCGGAGAGCGCCCGCTGCTCGTCGTCAGCTCGACCGCCTGCAGGTGCAGCTTCTCGGTCTCGCCGGCGACCGCCGAGCGCATCGCCTTCGAGATCGACGAGTTCGGGAAGTCGGGGCTGGCGATGTTCTGGATCGTCTGCGAGGTGGTCTGGCCGGGGGTCCGCAGGATCGCGATGCTCGTCCCGCCCGGGCTCGACGTCGACGACAGGATCGCCGACTGGGCCTGGTTCTGCAGGGAGTCGAGCTCGACCTGGTTGTTGTCCTCGGTGGCGGTCGCCGAGTCGAAGATGTTCTGGGCGAGCTGCGTCGCCCGCTGCGACTCCGACTCGATCTGCTGGCGGCGCTGCTCGTACACGTTGGTGCCGATGCTCACCGAGATGGAGGCGCCGATGATCGTGACCGCGATCCCCGACAGGATCACGGTGATGGCGATGGTGCGGAACTCCAGCGACGAGCGCCACAGGCCGAGGAACCGCCTCAGCCACCTCCGCCACGGGACCGGGCGCACGGTCGGCTAGACGCTCGCGCCGGCCCGGTAGCCGACGCCGCGCACGGTGCTCACGATGCGCGGGTTGTCGGGGTCGTGCTCGACCTTGGCGCGGAGGCGCTGCACGTGCACGTTGACCAGCCGGGTGTCGGCCTTGTAGTGGTAGCCCCAGACCTGCTCGAGCAGCATCTCGCGGGTGAACACCTGCTGCGGCTTCGACGCGAGGGCGAGGAGGAGCTCGAACTCCAGCGGGGTGAGGTTGATGACGTCGTCGCCGCGGCGCACCTCGTGGGCTGCGACGTCGACGGTGAGGTCGCCGACCGTCAAGGTGTCGCTGGCCGACTCGGGTGCGGGGCGCAGGCGCGTGCGGATCCGGGCGACGAGCTCTTTGGGGTTGAACGGCTTGACGACGTAGTCGTCGGCGCCCGACTCGAGGCCGCGGACGACGTCGGTGGTGTCGCTCTTGGCCGTCAGCATGATGATCGGCACGCCGCTCTCGGCGCGGAGGGCGCGACACACCTCGATGCCGTCGAGCCCGGGCAGCATGAGGTCGAGGAGCACGAGATCTGGCGTGGTCTCGTGGAACGCGTCGAGGGCCGCGGCGCCGTCGCCGCAGAAGGAGGGATCGAAGCCGTCGGCCCGGAGCACGATGCCGATCATCTCGGCGAGCGCAGGATCGTCGTCTACCACCAGGATTCGCGGGGTCATGATCTCCACAGGTAAGCTCCCGCGCCGGACGGTGCGGGTCTGCCCACACTAGCGAACGCCCCCTCGGAGTCCGCGACCCGCTTTTGCGGGTGGCTCCGGCGCAGAGGGCTGTGGAACACTGAATCGTCCGGTGCGGACGACCACGCCGACGATGTCCGGGGGAGCATGAGCGATCGAGGCAGCTGGGCGACGCCCGGCGACGACGGGGACGACGAGCGGCCGCGCGGCGAGCAGTCGGGTGCCCCGCAGTCGGGTGTCCCGCAGCCTCCGCCGCAGCAGCCCTCCGGCGGCCCGCAGCAGCCGTGGGGCCCGCCCGCGACCGCGTGGGCGCCTCCCCCGCGGCCAGGCCTCGTCCCCCTGCGCCCGCTCACCCTCGGCGACATCCTCGGCGCGGCCTTCCGGGTCTTCCGCCGGAACCCGCGCACGACGCTGGGCACGTCGCTCCTGTTCAACATCCTGTCGTTCCTCGTCAGCGGTCTCGTCCTCGGAGGCGCCGCCTTCGCCGCGTACACCCGCATCAGCGGTGCGCTCCCCCAGGATCGCGACCGCCTGCTCCCCGGCACGATCGCCGGGGTCGCCGCGGCCGTCCTCGTGCCCCTCTTCCTCACCGTCGTCGTCCAGGCGCTCCTGCAGGCCGTGTTCGTGCTCGAGACGTCGCACCAGGTGGTGGGCGAGAAGATGCGGCTCCCGGGGCTCCTCCGCCAGGCCCGAGGGCGGATCCGGGCCCTGGTGGGCTGGGTGATCCTGCTCGGTCTCGCGTTCTTCGTCGCGTTCGCGCTCATCGCCGGCGTCGTCGCCCTGCTCGCCGTCTTCGGGGGCCGAGGCGGGGCGGTCGGCGCCGTCGTGATCGGCCTGATCGGGTTCCTCGGAGTGGTCGTCCTCGCGGTCTGGATCGGCGTGAAGACGGCGCTGGTGCCGAGCATCCTGCTGCTGGAGCGTCTGACCATCCGCCAGGCCGTCGCGCGTTCGTGGTCGCTGACCCGCCAGAGCTTCTGGAGGGTCTTCGGCATCATCGCCCTCGTCACGGTGATCGTCGGGACCGCTGCCAACGTCGTGGGCGCGCCCGTGTCGTTCCTCGCTCAGATCGGCGGCGGGCTCGTGCAGCCGAACGGGTCGGTGGGCGACACGAGCGCGGTCGTCACCTTCATCGTCGTGTCGCTCGTCGGCAACCTCCTCACCGTGCTGATCCAGGCCATCGGAGCGGTGATCCAGTCGGCGACCGTGGCCCTCCTCTACATCGACCTGCGCATCCGCCGCGAGGGGCTCGACCTCGAGCTGCTCCGCTACGTGGAGCTGCGCACCGCCGGCGCGACGCCGCTGCCCGACCCGTACCGCACTCCCGACCCGTACCACACTCCCGACGGGCCCGCCCGACCGTGACGGCACCCCTCGCGCCCTCCGCCGACGAGGCACGGCGCTGGCTCCAGGAGGAGCTGGCGAAGCCCGGGTACAGCGGCGCGCGCCCGGGCCTTCTCGACAGGCTGGCCACGGCGTTCTCGGACTGGCTCGACTCCCTGCGCTTCGGGGGCGTCTCCGGCTCGCCGGCCCTCCTGCTCGTCGTGCTGCTGGCCCTCGTGATCGCGGGTCTCGTCGTCCTGTTCGGCATCTACGGCCTGCCGCGCCTGAATCGACGGTCGACGAGAGCCGACGCGCTCTTCGGCGACGACGACACCCGGCCGGCCCGCGACCTGCGGGCCTCGGCCGAGCGCGCAGCGGCGGAGGGCGACTTCGACCTGGCCGTCGTCGAGACCTACCGGGCACTCGCCAGGGCCCTCTCGGAGCGCGGGCTCGTCGCCACCTCCCCCGGCACGACGGCGCACTCCTTCGCTATCCGCGCGGCGGTCGTGTTCGAGTCGCGACGCGCGTCGATCCTCGACGCCGCCCGGGTGTTCGACGGGGTCCGGTACCTCGACCGCGTCGCGGCGGAGGACGACTACGTCCGGCTCCGCGACCTCGACCGCGAACTCGAGGCGACTCCCGTCGACACCCGCGTCCGCTCGAGCGCCGGAGCCCTGTCGTGACGACCACAGCCAATCGCCCCGACGTCCGGCAGCGCACGTCCGGCCGTCCGGCCGGGGGCGCCTCCCGGTCGAGGGCCGCCCTGATCGCCGCAGGCGTCGTCGTCGTGATCGTCTTCGCGATCCTGGCGATCGTGGGCATCACCGGCCGCGGAGGTCAGGCGCTCTCGGCGACGAGCACCGGGCCCGACGGCGCGGCCGCCCTGGTCAGCGTGCTGCGGCAGCACGGCATCGAGGTCGTCGAGGCGCCGACCCTCGCCGAGGCACGGTCGGCAGCGGCGGACGACCCCTCCTCAACCACCGTCCTCGCCTACGACCCGGGGCCCTACCTCACTCCGTCCCAGTGGAAGCGGCTGGCAGGATCGGCCTCGCGGACCGTCGTCGTTCAGCCCGACGCGGGAGCCCTCGACGCGCTCGCCCCGGGCACCACGATCCGCGGCGACCTCGCCGGGACCCTCTCGCCCGGCTGCGACCTGCCCGCCCTGCGGAAGACCCGCGAGATCACAGGATCCGGCACCGGCTACACGACCACCGACTCGTCGGCCGTCCGCTGCCTGTCCGCCGGCACGTCCGCCAGCTACGGCCTCGTCCAGGTCAGCCGCGACGGCGGCGAGCACACGACGACCATCCTCGGCGCGTCCGGAGCACTCACCAACAGCTCCATCACCGACGACGACAACGCCGCGTTCGCGCTCACCCTGCTCGGACAGACCGACCGCCTCGTCTGGTACCTCCCGTCGGTCGACGACCTCCCGAATGGCTCCGGCTCGTTCGCCTCGCTGACGCCGGGCTGGGTGACGCCCTCGGTCGTGCTGCTCGCAGCGGCGGCCCTCGCTGCGGCGTTCTGGCGCGGTCGACGCCTCGGGCCGCTGGTCGTCGAGAACCTCCCCGTCGTCGTCCGCTCCACCGAGACGATGGAGGGCCGGGCCCGGCTCTACGAGCGCGGCGAGAACCGCCGACACGCCCTCGACCAGCTCCGCATCGGGACCCTCGGCCGCCTCGCCGCCCTCCTCGGGCTCGGACGGGCAGCCGGCGTCGACGAGGTCGTCCTCCGGACGGCCGACCTGATCGGTGCCGACCCCCGGCAGCTCCGCCACGTCCTCGTCGACGCCGACCCGCAGGACGACCGCCACCTCCTCGCCCTGAGCGACAGCCTCCGCGACCTCGAGGGCGCCGTCGCCCGCGCGGTCCGGCCGAGGTGACGCCCATGACCCTCCCATCAGCAGCCCTCGTGAGAAAGAGCTCCCATGACCAGTGACCTCCAGCTGTCGTTCTCCCGTGTCCGTGACGAGGTCGGCAAGGCCGTCGTCGGGCAGGAGGGCGCCCT is a genomic window of Frondihabitans peucedani containing:
- a CDS encoding GerMN domain-containing protein encodes the protein MIRSLSRRVRLVAVGIVAALALAGCASIPSTGGVQTGDPITSNVQSDIEYLPSGPVPGSDQERILRGFVAAGTGSQGDYAVAREYLTDSFAKKWNPRAGVIVRQGSGAFSSTSDSQATFTVQSAATVDAEGHYTESPPSTSTDLSFKFVKVDKEWRLSYAPDGIQLSTANFDLVFRPHAVYFFDPTYTYLVPDQRWFLARTSTTTRIVTALLAGPSTWLRGAVVSAFPEGTQLSLGSVTVSSGTAKVDLTRDAISADSTARSRMHAQLLASLATVATVSAVDVSVEGNALSIPDSSALPQTNPTVDARPLVIAKGQFGWASPTSISPIDGLTKAVTALDPTSVELATKQNVAAVGSPSGVFAVKEDGVARKVDSRSGLVDPSLDDLGYVWSAKSDAPRSLTAYSLEGVAHPVTSSLPTDQRLISFKVSRDGTRIVLLLNADGVTRLLVAAIIRDGDHVPTKLGDPLELTPPAGNPVSVTWVDELTVATLSTNDAGDSLVSEDDVGGETTDLGRPSGTGVEIVGGNGADRVRVLTAAGDLLEPRGNGWEDTGISADLLATQR
- the mtrB gene encoding MtrAB system histidine kinase MtrB produces the protein MRPVPWRRWLRRFLGLWRSSLEFRTIAITVILSGIAVTIIGASISVSIGTNVYEQRRQQIESESQRATQLAQNIFDSATATEDNNQVELDSLQNQAQSAILSSTSSPGGTSIAILRTPGQTTSQTIQNIASPDFPNSSISKAMRSAVAGETEKLHLQAVELTTSSGRSPGIAVGSTLQVPTAGQYELYLVYDLADAQKTLDFMQQTLAIGSIALVLLIAVITYVVVRLVVGPIRIAAATSQKIAAGHLEERIPEAGQDVIATLGRSFNGMADAMQRQIEQLADLSRMQQRFVSDVSHELRTPLTTIRLAGDMLYDNRDTFDPAAARTAELLHTQVDRFETLLADLLEISRFDAGAVELETEPVAIVRLVEQSVDEFYPLAEGTGSTLTVTARGGYFDAEIDPRRVRRILRNLVGNAIEHGEGRPIEVVVDSDASAVAIAVDDHGAGMIPAFTERVFDRFWRADPSRKRTIGGTGLGLSISREDAVLHGGSLEVWSEPGIGTRFVVTLPRRRGATITTSPIALDERRRSEPEGGGR
- the mtrA gene encoding MtrAB system response regulator MtrA, coding for MTPRILVVDDDPALAEMIGIVLRADGFDPSFCGDGAAALDAFHETTPDLVLLDLMLPGLDGIEVCRALRAESGVPIIMLTAKSDTTDVVRGLESGADDYVVKPFNPKELVARIRTRLRPAPESASDTLTVGDLTVDVAAHEVRRGDDVINLTPLEFELLLALASKPQQVFTREMLLEQVWGYHYKADTRLVNVHVQRLRAKVEHDPDNPRIVSTVRGVGYRAGASV
- a CDS encoding DUF4129 domain-containing protein; translation: MTAPLAPSADEARRWLQEELAKPGYSGARPGLLDRLATAFSDWLDSLRFGGVSGSPALLLVVLLALVIAGLVVLFGIYGLPRLNRRSTRADALFGDDDTRPARDLRASAERAAAEGDFDLAVVETYRALARALSERGLVATSPGTTAHSFAIRAAVVFESRRASILDAARVFDGVRYLDRVAAEDDYVRLRDLDRELEATPVDTRVRSSAGALS
- a CDS encoding DUF4350 domain-containing protein, with the translated sequence MTTTANRPDVRQRTSGRPAGGASRSRAALIAAGVVVVIVFAILAIVGITGRGGQALSATSTGPDGAAALVSVLRQHGIEVVEAPTLAEARSAAADDPSSTTVLAYDPGPYLTPSQWKRLAGSASRTVVVQPDAGALDALAPGTTIRGDLAGTLSPGCDLPALRKTREITGSGTGYTTTDSSAVRCLSAGTSASYGLVQVSRDGGEHTTTILGASGALTNSSITDDDNAAFALTLLGQTDRLVWYLPSVDDLPNGSGSFASLTPGWVTPSVVLLAAAALAAAFWRGRRLGPLVVENLPVVVRSTETMEGRARLYERGENRRHALDQLRIGTLGRLAALLGLGRAAGVDEVVLRTADLIGADPRQLRHVLVDADPQDDRHLLALSDSLRDLEGAVARAVRPR